One Vallitalea pronyensis genomic region harbors:
- a CDS encoding dihydroorotate dehydrogenase, producing MHTSVTIAGVTFDNPVMTASGTFGSGKEYAEYMDLNGLGGIIVKGVASKEWLGNPAPRIAETYGGMLNAVGLQNPGVDVFMEEDIPFLRQYNTNIVVNIAGKTVEEYVDVTKRLQQADIDMIELNISCPNVKEGGVAFGTDAGMAEYITKEVKKHAKQPLIVKLSPNVTDITEIAKAVEAGGADAVSLINTLLGMKIDIYKRRPVLANRVGGFSGPAIKPVAVRMVHQVYKSIQLPIIGLGGICTGEDAVEFMLAGATGVAVGTANFMNPRATVDVIEGIERFMDETGVEDVRELIGALE from the coding sequence ATGCATACAAGCGTGACCATAGCAGGTGTAACATTTGATAATCCAGTCATGACCGCATCGGGTACTTTTGGCTCAGGTAAAGAGTACGCAGAATATATGGACCTTAATGGACTTGGTGGCATCATTGTCAAGGGGGTTGCCAGCAAAGAATGGTTAGGAAACCCTGCACCTCGTATAGCGGAAACCTATGGGGGCATGTTGAATGCTGTTGGTTTGCAAAACCCTGGGGTGGATGTATTTATGGAAGAAGATATTCCTTTCTTGAGACAATACAATACCAATATTGTGGTGAATATTGCTGGAAAAACAGTGGAAGAGTATGTGGATGTGACAAAACGGTTACAACAGGCAGATATAGATATGATTGAATTGAATATTTCTTGTCCTAATGTTAAAGAAGGCGGTGTAGCTTTTGGTACAGATGCGGGTATGGCAGAGTACATTACCAAAGAAGTGAAAAAGCATGCAAAACAGCCTTTGATTGTGAAGTTAAGTCCTAATGTAACGGATATTACGGAGATTGCCAAGGCTGTTGAAGCTGGTGGTGCGGATGCGGTATCTTTGATTAATACGTTACTGGGGATGAAGATTGATATTTATAAGCGAAGACCTGTTCTAGCCAATAGGGTTGGTGGCTTTTCGGGCCCCGCTATTAAGCCCGTGGCTGTTCGAATGGTGCATCAGGTGTATAAGAGTATTCAGTTACCGATTATAGGTTTAGGTGGTATATGTACGGGTGAAGATGCAGTGGAATTTATGTTAGCAGGGGCTACGGGGGTGGCTGTCGGAACTGCTAATTTTATGAATCCTAGGGCAACAGTTGATGTGATTGAGGGTATTGAGAGGTTTATGGATGAGACTGGGGTTGAAGATGTGCGTGAGTTGATTGGGGCTTTGGAGTAG
- the pyrE gene encoding orotate phosphoribosyltransferase, whose protein sequence is MEQYKKDFIEFMVECGVLTFGDFVTKSGRETPFFVNTGNYRTGSQLSRLSVFYAKAIMEEFQGDFDVLFGPAYKGIPLSVTTAVALSQAYDKEVAYCSNRKEIKDHGDKGILLGSKLKDGDKVVIIEDVTTAGTSIYETMPIIKANGDVDVKGLIISVDRMEKGQGEVSALKELAHKFQMKTCAIVTMDEVVEHLWNREVLGKVLIDDEMKKKIDKYYEMYRGQ, encoded by the coding sequence ATGGAGCAATATAAGAAGGATTTTATTGAATTTATGGTGGAGTGTGGTGTGTTGACGTTTGGTGATTTTGTGACGAAGAGTGGACGTGAGACACCGTTTTTTGTGAATACGGGGAATTATCGTACCGGTAGTCAGTTAAGTCGGCTGAGTGTTTTTTATGCGAAAGCAATTATGGAGGAATTTCAAGGGGATTTTGATGTGTTGTTTGGTCCGGCGTATAAGGGGATTCCTCTTAGTGTGACAACGGCTGTTGCTTTAAGTCAGGCATATGATAAGGAAGTGGCTTATTGTTCGAATCGTAAGGAGATTAAAGACCATGGAGATAAAGGGATTTTATTAGGCAGCAAGCTTAAGGATGGCGATAAAGTTGTCATCATTGAGGATGTGACCACCGCTGGAACATCTATCTATGAAACAATGCCTATTATTAAAGCTAACGGCGACGTAGATGTAAAAGGCTTAATCATATCCGTTGACCGGATGGAAAAAGGGCAAGGAGAAGTAAGCGCTCTAAAAGAGTTAGCCCACAAATTTCAAATGAAAACCTGTGCCATCGTCACCATGGACGAAGTCGTTGAGCATCTATGGAATCGAGAAGTCTTAGGTAAAGTATTGATTGATGATGAAATGAAAAAGAAGATTGATAAGTACTATGAAATGTATCGGGGACAGTAG
- a CDS encoding class I SAM-dependent methyltransferase, whose product MGILDDTEMVSRFFVNTDPCTRDFVFRLPADWWSRHYEYIWTSHFIQEDDICLDAACGVMHPLKFYLKDHCKATYACDLDNRLFNEAVLKSEINRYFGSSGLTLYEQKYRKGIHYSKQSIINLDYDDQTFDKVFCISVLEHLDPSDMALSLQSFKRVMKDDGLLVITLDYPTVNLNGFVGMLQAAGLKFAGDYDLTLPVDAIYTRILGGLYCFRAVLKKDL is encoded by the coding sequence ATGGGTATTTTAGATGATACAGAAATGGTATCGCGTTTTTTTGTCAACACAGACCCTTGTACAAGAGATTTTGTTTTTCGACTACCTGCCGATTGGTGGAGTAGGCATTACGAATACATTTGGACCAGTCATTTTATCCAAGAAGATGATATTTGCTTGGATGCAGCCTGTGGTGTCATGCATCCATTAAAATTTTATCTAAAAGATCATTGTAAAGCGACCTATGCGTGTGATTTGGATAATCGGTTATTTAATGAAGCGGTGTTAAAATCAGAAATTAACCGTTACTTTGGCAGCAGCGGTTTAACATTATATGAGCAAAAATATAGAAAGGGTATACATTACAGTAAGCAAAGTATAATCAACTTAGATTATGATGATCAGACATTTGATAAGGTGTTTTGTATCTCTGTCTTAGAGCATTTGGACCCTTCTGATATGGCTTTATCCCTTCAATCCTTTAAGAGGGTTATGAAGGATGATGGTCTATTGGTGATTACCTTGGATTATCCCACAGTGAATTTGAATGGGTTTGTTGGGATGTTGCAGGCAGCAGGATTAAAGTTTGCTGGAGATTATGATTTGACTTTGCCAGTTGATGCTATTTATACGCGTATTCTTGGAGGTTTGTATTGTTTTAGGGCTGTTTTGAAGAAGGATTTGTAG
- a CDS encoding sensor histidine kinase translates to MAIKNRKKRQLSNIGKYIQLLYLIQVLLLIAMVLYRLFSRYSFIKLGFNWRINMDIVLLFIAFLMLINGYLVIKDVVDLKRWKERIKMKDEAYDYVQKLNQDLRMQRHDFLNHIQIIYSLNELEEYEACRDYLNKIYEHIGKLSENIKTDRIAINALLQAKANEAQRLHILYQVSIRSRLSDLVMPDWELCRCLGNLIDNAFTATLQYHDCKQVSIHIEENIKDYILTVSNTGNPIGEHLLASMFERGVTTKNNQEEHGMGLYIVKSVLEQYNGEVSINHTSPHTSLVMQVPKPDITSNKMYNTDKKD, encoded by the coding sequence ATGGCTATAAAAAACAGAAAGAAACGTCAGCTATCGAATATTGGGAAATACATACAATTACTCTATCTGATTCAAGTGTTATTACTCATTGCCATGGTGCTGTATCGTTTATTTAGTCGTTATAGCTTTATAAAACTTGGATTCAACTGGCGCATAAACATGGATATAGTCCTCTTATTTATTGCATTTTTAATGCTTATTAATGGTTATCTCGTCATAAAAGATGTGGTGGATTTGAAACGATGGAAAGAACGGATTAAGATGAAAGATGAGGCTTATGATTACGTGCAAAAGCTTAATCAAGACCTTAGAATGCAGCGTCATGACTTTCTTAACCATATTCAGATTATCTATAGCCTTAATGAATTAGAGGAATATGAAGCTTGCCGCGATTATTTAAACAAAATATATGAACATATAGGTAAGCTAAGTGAGAATATAAAAACAGATAGAATTGCCATTAATGCTTTACTTCAGGCGAAAGCAAATGAAGCACAACGTTTACATATCCTTTACCAAGTTTCTATACGTTCAAGATTAAGCGATCTGGTCATGCCCGATTGGGAATTATGCCGATGTTTGGGCAACCTTATTGACAATGCTTTTACAGCTACCCTCCAATACCATGACTGTAAGCAGGTGTCCATACACATAGAAGAGAACATTAAGGATTATATCTTGACGGTAAGCAATACGGGTAACCCTATAGGGGAACATCTCTTAGCATCTATGTTTGAACGTGGTGTGACAACAAAAAATAATCAAGAAGAGCACGGTATGGGGTTATACATTGTTAAAAGTGTACTGGAGCAATACAATGGCGAAGTATCCATTAATCATACAAGTCCCCATACCTCCCTTGTTATGCAGGTGCCAAAACCTGACATTACAAGCAATAAAATGTATAACACAGACAAAAAGGATTGA
- a CDS encoding NfeD family protein translates to MDTISIISFGLIVLGIILLTIEIVVPNFGIIGGLGIVSIVAGVVISAKSIGGGIITFLIILVITILLLIIIYKVLKKKNRSVILHEDLKWDKQEDDLKFFLGKQGITKTPLRPSGHADFDGVSIDVITKGQFIPKGCPVVVGEVKGNSIIVSEIKESNIS, encoded by the coding sequence ATGGATACGATAAGTATCATTTCGTTTGGGTTAATTGTTCTTGGGATTATCTTATTAACCATAGAAATTGTTGTCCCTAATTTTGGAATAATAGGTGGTTTAGGTATTGTTTCCATTGTTGCGGGAGTTGTTATATCTGCAAAATCCATTGGTGGAGGTATCATCACCTTCTTGATTATCCTAGTCATTACCATCTTATTGTTAATTATTATCTATAAAGTATTGAAGAAAAAAAATAGGTCTGTCATACTGCATGAAGACTTAAAATGGGATAAACAAGAAGATGATTTAAAATTCTTTTTAGGCAAACAAGGTATAACCAAAACACCCCTTCGACCTAGTGGTCATGCAGATTTTGATGGCGTTAGTATCGATGTCATAACAAAGGGGCAATTTATCCCAAAAGGGTGCCCAGTTGTTGTAGGTGAGGTAAAAGGTAATAGTATTATTGTTAGTGAGATCAAGGAGTCTAACATATCATAA
- the floA gene encoding flotillin-like protein FloA (flotillin-like protein involved in membrane lipid rafts) gives MEELKGILIVIGAIVLFIALFVSIIPVRLWIAAIASNVKVGLFTLIGMKLRRVRPSRVVLPLIRATKAGLRLSVNQLESHLLAGGNVDRVVDALIAAHRAEMALSFERGAAIDLAGRDVLEAVKMSVKPIIIETPPVVAVAKDGIEVKAIARVTVRANLERLIGGAGEETVIARVGEGIVTTVGSAKSHKEVLENPDSISERVLGKGLDAGTAFEILSIDIADIDLGKNIGARLQIEQAEADKQIAQAKAEERRAIAFAREQEMKARVEEMRAKVVEAEAKIPLAISEAFMKGNLGVMDYYKIENVKADTAMREAISTDE, from the coding sequence ATGGAAGAATTAAAAGGTATCTTAATTGTTATTGGCGCTATTGTTTTATTTATTGCTTTATTTGTAAGTATTATTCCTGTCAGGTTATGGATTGCAGCGATTGCATCTAATGTAAAAGTTGGTCTGTTTACGTTAATTGGTATGAAATTACGTCGTGTGCGGCCTAGCCGTGTCGTGTTACCACTTATACGAGCCACCAAGGCAGGGTTAAGATTATCAGTGAATCAGCTGGAATCACATCTATTAGCAGGTGGTAATGTGGATCGGGTTGTAGATGCTCTTATTGCAGCTCATCGGGCAGAGATGGCACTTAGTTTTGAACGTGGAGCAGCCATTGATTTAGCAGGACGAGATGTGCTAGAAGCTGTAAAAATGAGTGTAAAGCCCATTATTATTGAAACACCACCCGTTGTTGCCGTTGCCAAAGATGGTATTGAGGTAAAAGCCATCGCTCGGGTAACCGTACGTGCAAATCTGGAAAGACTTATCGGTGGTGCCGGCGAAGAGACGGTCATTGCAAGGGTTGGTGAAGGTATCGTCACAACAGTTGGTTCAGCAAAATCCCATAAAGAAGTTTTGGAAAATCCAGATTCCATATCGGAAAGGGTTCTTGGAAAAGGTTTGGATGCTGGGACAGCATTTGAAATTTTATCCATTGATATTGCGGATATTGACTTAGGTAAAAATATTGGTGCAAGATTGCAGATAGAACAGGCAGAAGCAGATAAGCAAATCGCTCAGGCCAAGGCAGAAGAGCGGAGAGCCATTGCATTTGCTCGCGAACAAGAAATGAAAGCACGGGTAGAAGAGATGCGAGCCAAAGTTGTAGAAGCAGAGGCGAAGATTCCATTGGCTATTTCAGAAGCATTTATGAAGGGGAATCTTGGTGTAATGGATTATTATAAAATTGAAAATGTCAAAGCAGATACAGCCATGCGAGAAGCCATCAGTACAGACGAATAG
- a CDS encoding LytR/AlgR family response regulator transcription factor: protein MIRIMIADDDKHMRFVLKKALDKVEDIQIVAEATTGHEAVGLLEAQAIDVAFLDIDMPGLDGIETAKLILDIRPRCKIIFVTAHEHYMSQAFELYAYDYIIKPFKLERLHKTINRIKELMENTWQSDIPKKVHQHELLFKLKDGMVLLKPEDIILVERENRSTVIITDKAKYVTNKTLKEMEHILPEDDFIRSHKSYILRIDKISTISIYGRWTYIVKFKNCDIDALLTKEKASELEKRFGIGNQED from the coding sequence GTGATAAGAATAATGATCGCAGATGATGATAAGCATATGAGGTTTGTGTTAAAAAAAGCCCTGGATAAAGTAGAAGATATTCAGATTGTGGCAGAAGCAACAACAGGGCATGAAGCTGTAGGTCTTTTAGAAGCACAAGCGATTGATGTGGCTTTTTTAGATATTGATATGCCAGGTTTAGATGGTATAGAAACAGCAAAGTTAATCTTAGATATTCGACCAAGGTGTAAGATTATTTTTGTCACGGCACATGAACATTATATGTCACAGGCATTTGAACTCTATGCTTACGACTATATCATAAAACCCTTTAAATTAGAACGTTTACATAAGACAATTAATCGTATAAAAGAACTGATGGAAAATACCTGGCAATCAGATATACCTAAGAAGGTCCATCAACACGAACTCCTATTTAAATTAAAAGATGGTATGGTTCTGTTAAAACCAGAGGATATTATATTGGTTGAAAGAGAGAACCGATCAACGGTGATTATAACGGATAAAGCCAAATATGTCACCAATAAAACATTAAAAGAAATGGAACATATCTTACCGGAGGATGATTTTATACGTAGTCATAAGTCCTATATTCTACGTATTGATAAGATATCCACCATATCCATTTATGGACGTTGGACGTATATTGTTAAGTTTAAAAACTGTGACATAGACGCTTTGTTAACCAAGGAAAAAGCAAGCGAATTGGAAAAAAGATTTGGCATCGGTAATCAAGAGGATTAA
- a CDS encoding peptidoglycan-binding domain-containing protein yields MRANRMYPAEMSTQSLGKLSVNAVTQLGFKPITNAKVTIKKTTPGNETVDILETNESGQTAPIDLETPPLEYSLEPGSPKPYSEYNLIIESPEFETVNIAGTQLLPNELALQDVSMIPIVEVSSRGIRNQQTEEVVIGPHTLYADYPPKIPESEVKEDVETSLIVLESVVVPSTIVVHDGGPDDTSAPNYFVPFTSYIKNVASSEIYSTWPESTIQANVFAILSFTLNRVYTEWYRGKGKNFTITSSTAFDHKWIYGRNYFKNIADIVDQLFINYISRPGIKQPLLTQYCDGIQVQCPNWMTQWGSKFRGDLGENAIEILRYFYGSDVFINTAGQVSGIPSSFPGFNLQRGSTGGPVRTIQQQINGISNNYPAIPKLRVDGIYGPLTEASVEKFQEVFNMPVTGIVDYPTWYRISDIFVAVTRLAELV; encoded by the coding sequence ATGAGAGCAAACAGAATGTATCCTGCTGAAATGTCAACGCAATCCCTTGGAAAATTATCTGTTAATGCAGTTACTCAACTAGGTTTTAAACCCATCACCAATGCTAAGGTAACCATAAAAAAAACCACACCTGGTAATGAAACTGTTGATATATTGGAAACAAATGAATCCGGGCAGACAGCTCCAATTGATTTAGAGACACCGCCTCTTGAGTATAGTCTAGAACCAGGTAGTCCTAAGCCTTATTCAGAATATAATCTAATCATAGAATCCCCTGAATTTGAAACGGTTAACATTGCTGGTACACAATTATTACCTAATGAATTAGCTTTACAAGATGTCTCCATGATACCCATTGTTGAAGTATCATCAAGAGGTATTCGTAACCAACAAACTGAAGAAGTCGTTATTGGTCCCCATACCTTATACGCGGATTACCCACCTAAAATTCCTGAAAGTGAAGTAAAAGAGGATGTGGAAACCAGCTTAATTGTATTGGAATCTGTTGTGGTCCCTAGTACCATTGTTGTTCATGATGGAGGACCCGATGATACCAGCGCACCAAACTATTTTGTGCCATTTACAAGTTATATTAAAAATGTGGCATCTTCTGAAATCTACTCCACATGGCCAGAAAGTACTATTCAAGCTAATGTATTTGCCATATTATCCTTTACACTGAACCGGGTCTATACAGAATGGTATCGAGGTAAAGGCAAGAACTTCACCATTACATCTTCAACCGCTTTTGATCATAAATGGATCTATGGACGTAATTATTTTAAAAACATCGCCGATATTGTGGATCAATTGTTTATTAACTATATTTCACGCCCAGGTATTAAGCAGCCCTTGTTAACCCAGTACTGCGATGGTATTCAGGTACAGTGCCCCAACTGGATGACACAATGGGGCAGTAAGTTCCGTGGTGACTTGGGTGAAAACGCCATCGAAATACTTCGCTATTTCTATGGTAGTGACGTCTTTATTAATACAGCTGGGCAAGTATCAGGCATCCCTTCTTCATTCCCAGGCTTTAACCTGCAACGTGGGTCTACAGGGGGACCTGTAAGAACAATTCAGCAACAAATAAATGGTATTTCCAATAACTATCCTGCCATTCCTAAATTAAGGGTTGATGGCATTTATGGACCACTTACCGAAGCATCCGTTGAGAAATTTCAAGAGGTTTTCAACATGCCTGTAACAGGTATTGTGGATTACCCTACGTGGTATAGAATATCCGATATCTTTGTAGCTGTTACTAGATTAGCGGAATTAGTATAG
- a CDS encoding pyridoxal phosphate-dependent aminotransferase, protein MPSKKSHFHGSDIEKIASMYDIQISDVVNYSANVNPIGLSPTLVKALAQNVSVIESYPDRDYTNLRQHLSDYTGTHMEHVIVGNGSTELIALFIQSVKPKKALIIGPTYSEYEREITLNDGTVDYFALNEAHGFRLDIDGLKEALSEHVDILIICNPNNPTSTTIPTSLMEKIVAMCHEKAIDVMIDETYIEFTEDMSLYSSSSLIDTYDNLFIIRGVSKFFAAPGLRLGYGLCGNTRLLSHMNHVKFPWTINSLASYAGEVMFTDKAYMKQTKELIIEERKRLYDIMSKWKSVHAYEPTANFMLVKLLRDDIDARDVFEYLIARHMMIRNASSFKFLDERYFRFCFMKPADNDRLIEALKAVLSEDM, encoded by the coding sequence ATGCCCTCAAAAAAAAGCCATTTTCATGGTAGTGATATAGAGAAAATTGCATCAATGTATGATATACAGATCAGTGATGTGGTTAATTATAGTGCTAATGTTAATCCTATAGGCTTATCACCTACACTGGTTAAAGCATTGGCTCAGAACGTATCCGTTATTGAATCCTATCCGGATCGTGATTACACAAACTTAAGACAACATCTTAGTGACTATACAGGGACACATATGGAGCATGTTATTGTTGGAAACGGCTCAACAGAGCTCATTGCACTCTTTATCCAAAGCGTCAAGCCTAAGAAGGCTTTGATTATAGGACCAACCTACTCGGAATATGAACGAGAAATCACCTTAAATGATGGTACGGTAGACTATTTTGCTCTAAATGAAGCCCATGGTTTTCGTCTGGATATAGATGGGCTAAAAGAAGCCCTTAGTGAACATGTTGATATTCTCATTATATGTAATCCCAACAACCCTACATCTACCACCATACCAACTTCTCTTATGGAAAAGATTGTGGCCATGTGCCACGAAAAAGCCATTGATGTGATGATCGATGAAACTTATATTGAATTTACTGAAGATATGAGCCTATATTCATCATCTTCACTGATTGATACCTATGATAACTTGTTCATCATTAGAGGTGTATCCAAATTTTTTGCAGCACCAGGATTAAGGCTAGGATATGGTCTATGCGGTAATACAAGGTTACTTTCACACATGAATCATGTAAAATTTCCTTGGACCATTAACAGCTTAGCCAGCTACGCTGGTGAAGTGATGTTCACCGATAAAGCTTATATGAAGCAAACCAAAGAGCTTATTATAGAAGAACGGAAACGCTTATACGACATCATGTCCAAATGGAAAAGCGTACATGCATACGAACCAACAGCGAACTTCATGTTGGTCAAACTTTTAAGAGATGATATAGATGCTAGGGATGTATTTGAATACCTCATTGCTCGTCATATGATGATAAGAAATGCCTCCAGTTTCAAGTTTCTTGATGAGCGATATTTTCGATTTTGTTTCATGAAACCTGCTGATAACGACCGCTTAATTGAAGCTTTAAAGGCTGTATTAAGTGAAGACATGTAG